The DNA window CGACGCCGGACTGCTTGTAACCGCCAACCGGCATTTCCGACGCCGATTCGCCCCAGGTGTTAATCCAGCAGATGCCGGCTTCCAACTGGTGGATCACCCGATGGGCGCGGGTCAGATCATTGGTCACGACACCCGCGGCCAGGCCGAAGGTGGTGTCGTTGGCGCGGCGTACTACTTCCTCTTCACTTTGATAGCTGAGGATGCTCATGACCGGCCCGAAGATCTCTTCGCGCACAATTTCCATCTCGTCACGACAATCGGTAAACACCGTCGGCGCCACATAAGCACCCTTGGCAAATTCACCTTCAGTGACACGCTCGCCACCGCACAGCAGACGCGCACCGCTGTTCTTGCCGCTTTCGATAAAGCGCAGCACCGATTCCATATGCGCGAAGCTTACCAGCGGGCCAAAGTTGGTTTGCGGATCGGTTGGGTCGCCCAGACGGATACGTTTTACACGCTCGAGGATTTTGGCTTCAAATTGTGCCTGCAACGCTGCGGGAACAAATACGCGAGTGCCGTTGGTACACACCTGGCCGGAACTGTAGAAGTTGGCCATCATGGCGATATCAGCGGCGCGATCCAAATCGGCGTCGTCAAAGATAATCAGCGGCGATTTGCCACCCCAGTTCCATGGTGACTTCTTTCAGCGTCGAGCCGGAGGCATTAGCCATCACTTTCTTGCCGGTTTTCACTCCGCCGGTGAACGACACCTTGGCGATACCTGGATGATCGGTCAGGTACTGGCCCACTTCTGCGCCGCTGCCGGTGACCACGTTGAATACGCCGTCCGGCAGGCCCGCTTCGGTGTAGATCTCTGCCAGCTTCAGCGCCGTCAAAGAAGTCACTTCACTGGGTTTGAAAATCATGGCGTTGCCTGCCGCCAATGCGGGGGCAGACTTCCATAAGGCGATTTGAATCGGGTAGTTCCAGGCGCCGATACCGGCCACCACACCCAAGGGTTCGCGGCGGGTATAAACAAAGGAGGTATCGCGCAGCGGGATCTGCTGCCCCTCAATGGACGGGATCAGGCCAGCGTAATACTCCAGCACGTCGGCACCGGTGACAATATCTACCGCCGTGGTTTCCGACATCGCCTTGCCGGTATCCAGCGTTTCCAGCGCGGCCAGTTCGTCGTTACGTTCGCGCAAGATATCTACTGCACGACGCAAAATGCGAGAACGCGCCATCGCCGTCATTGCCGCCCACACCTTTTGTCCGCTGGCTGCGCTGGCCACCGCACGGTTGACGTCTTCAGCGCTGGCGGACTGGATTTCGGCAAGGACTTCGCCGTTCGCCGGGTTCACTGCGTTGAAAGTTTTTCCATCGGTACTGTCTACATAGGCGCCATTAATATAGAGCTTCTGTAAGCCAAAACGGGACATAGGTTCTCCTTGGGTTGTCCTCAGGGTGGCGTGTGCCCCCGGAGTTGAAACGTAATGTAATCGGTAGTGAGCGCTATCGCCTGCGCCTGATTAAATGCCGCACCGCGCAACGCGCTGCGCAACCACAGACCGTCGATCAACGCCGCCAACCCTTTGGCTGCCAGCCGTGCCTCCGCCTGCGGCAACACCCGGCTAAATTCGGCGCACAGGTTGGAATACAGACGACGACCATTCACCTGCTGCAGCCGATTGAGCTGCGGCTGGTGCAGACTGCTGGCCCAAAAGGCCAACCAGGTTTTCATCGCCGCGCTGTTGATCTGGCTGTCGTCGAAGTTGCCGGCGACGATCGCCTGTAGCCGCGATGCCGGGCTGTGGTCGCTTAGCGCCTGCAGCCTTAGCTTCACCGCTTCGCCCAGATGGCTAATCAAATAGCGCATCGTGGCCTCCAGCAGGCCGTTCTTGTCCTTGAAATAGTGGCTGATGATGCCGTTGGAAACCCCCGCCCGCCGCGCTATCTGCGCAATGGTGGCATCATGCATTCCAACTTCATTGACTGCGGCCAGCGTGGCATCTATCAACTGCTGCCTTCTGATCGGCTGCATCCCTACCTTTGGCATAATTCGACTCTCACAAAACCGACTTCGGCCTCGTCTCAGCGGCGGAATTTCACTGCCTTTCCACCTGCTGAACTTGGTCTTCATGCTAACTATTAAACTTTTTTTTGATTGAACGTTCAATAAAAATTGAATATATTTTATTGCCGATTGGTTATAAATATGTATTTTTCGGTTGTGGAACTGGCTGATTTTTGTGAGGTATTTAACGAATCTGACCAAAATCAGTGTCTGTAAGCGGTTCCCACCACGAAGCGATTTTCCGCTTCGTAAACAAGCAAAGCGGCAATCTTTGGCAAGCAATAGTGATTGTCGCGGCGTTCTTATCCGCACTGTTTCCGGGCGACACCCGCGTGTCGTTCAGGCTGGTGTGTGGGCACGATTTTACTCAGTTGTTAAAAAACAGAGGAAGACGATGACAACACGCGAAACCTCCTCAAAACCGCAAAAGGATGGCCTTAATCCTGTGGTTTTCTTTACCTCGGCAGGGCTGATTTTGGCCTTCTCGCTGATGACCATCTTTTTTACCGATTTCTCCGGGCGATGGATCACCCGCACCCTGAATTGGGTTTCAACCACCTTCGGCTGGTACTATCTGCTGGCCGCCACCCTGTACATCGTATTTGTGGTGTTTATCGCCGCTTCGCGCTTTGGTTCGATCAAGCTCGGGCCTGAACAATCAAAACCCGAATTCAGCCTGATGAGCTGGGCGGCGATGCTGTTTGCCGCCGGTATCGGCATCGATCTGATGTTCTTCTCGGTCGCCGAACCGGTGACACAATATATGATGCCGCCGGAAGGCCAGGGTCAGACGCTGGAAGCCGCACGCCAGGCAATGGTCTGGACGCTGTTCCACTACGGCCTGACCGGCTGGTCGATGTACGCGTTGATGGGTATCGCCCTCGGCTATTTCAGCTACCGCTATAACCTGCCGCTGACCATCCGCTCTGCCCTGTACCCGATTTTCGGTAAACGCATCAATGGCCCGATTGGCCACAGCGTAGATATCGCCGCGGTGCTGGGTACCATCTTCGGTATCGCCACCACGCTCGGTATTGGCGTAGTGCAGTTGAACTACGGGCTGAAAGTGCTGTTCCACATACCGGAAAACCTGACGGTTCAGGCCGCGCTGATCCTGCTTTCGGTGATCATGGCCACCATTTCGGTGACTTCCGGCGTCAATAAGGGCATCCGTATTCTGTCCGAGCTCAACGTGCTGTTGGCACTGGGGCTGATTTTATTCGTGCTGTTCTTCGGCGATACCGAGTTCCTGCTCAATGCGCTGGTGCTTAACGTCGGTGATTACGTCAACCGCTTTATGGGCATGACGCTCAACAGCTTCGCCTTCGATCGCCCGGTGGAATGGATGAACAACTGGACCCTGTTCTTCTGGGCCTGGTGGGTGGCCTGGGCGCCGTTTGTCGGCCTGTTCCTGGCGCGAATTTCACGTGGGCGTACCATTCGCCAGTTTGTGGTCGGCACGCTGATTATTCCTTTCGTGTTTACCCTGCTGTGGCTGTCAATCTTCGGTAACAGCGCGCTGTACCAGATTATTCACGGCAACGCCGCCTTCGCGCAGGAAGTGATGCAATACCCGGAACGGGGGTTCTATAGCCTGCTGGCACAGTATCCGGGCTTTACCTTCAGCGCTTCGGTGGCCACTATCACTGGGCTGCTGTTCTACGTCACCTCGGCGGATTCAGGCTCGCTGGTGCTGGGTAACTTCACCTCACGCCTGAGTGATATCAATAATGACGCCCCCAACTGGCTGCGTATTTTCTGGTCGGTGGCGATTGGCCTGCTGACCATAGGTATGTTGATGACCGACGGCGTGCCTGCCCTGCAGAAAACCACGGTGATCATGGGCCTGCCGTTCAGTTTTGTGATCTTCTTCGTGATGGCCGGGTTGTATAAATCGCTACGGGTGGAGGACTACCGCAAGGCCAGCGCGCTGAACACCAATGCGCCCATGCCGGTGTCCAGCAATGACGTGCTGAACTGGAAACAGCGCCTGTCGCGGGTAATGAATTATCCGGGCAGCCAATACACACAGAAAATGATGGATACCCGCTGTCGGCCGGCGATGCAGGAAGTGGCGCGTGAGCTGGAATTACGCGGCGCCAAAGTGGAGTTCAGTGAAGTGCCGCCAACCGAAGATGAGCGTTTAAACCATCTGGAGTTGCTGGTGCATTTAGGCGAGGAGCAGAACTTTATCTATCAGATCTGGCCGCAGCGTTACTCGGTGCCGGGCTTTACCTATCGCGCCCGCTCCGGCAAGTCGCACTACTACCGGCTGGAAACCTTCCTGATGGAAGGCACCCAGGGCAATGACCTGATGGACTACAGCAAGGAACAGGTGATCGGCGATATCCTCGATCAGTACGAAAAACACCTGAACTTTGTGCACATCCACCGCGAGGCACCGGGTAACACCCTGACCTTCCCGGATATGTAAGCGCTAATCCGCTGTTAAACACCAAAGGCCACATCGCGTGGCCTTTGGTTTTCAGGGTAGCCGGAGCCTGCGCCACTTATTTCCCCATGGCGTCCTTTTTCATTTCATCTTTCTTCATGCCGTCTTTGGCCATACTGTCTTTTTTCATGCCGTCATGTTTCATCGCATCCTTACTCATGCTGTCTTTCTTCATGCAATCCTTGCCCATGCAGTCTTTCTTCATGGCGTCTTTTTTCATGCCGTCTTTAGCCATGCCGTCATGAGACATCTGGCCCATATTGTCCTTTTTCATCGCGTCTTTGCTCATGCTGTCTGCAGCATTGGCACCGATAGAACCCAACATCAACGCGCTGCACATCATCACTGCGAATAACTTTTTCATGGTATTTCCTTCTCTCATTTAAAAAGCACCTGTGTGCCGGGGATAGTTGTGGCCGCCTTTAGCTGCCGCCAAACCAGTTGTAACCTTGATCTTCCCAGTAACCGCCGGGAAAGCGGTTGGTGACTTCAATCACCTGAATATGTTTCGGATTCTTGTAGCCGAGCTTGGTCGGCATACGCAGCTTCATCGGATAGCCGTATTTTCGCGGCAGGATCTGGCCGTCGTAGGTCAGCGCCATAATGGTTTGTGGATGCAGCGCCGTGGCCATATCGATGCTGGTGTAGTAATCGTCGGCGCATTTGAAACTGACATATTTGGCGCTCAGGTCCGCACCGATCGCCTGGAGAAACTCCGTGAACGGCACCCCGCCCCATTTGCCGATCGCACTCCAACCCTCTACGCAGATATGGCGCGTCACCTGACTGATTTGCGTCATCTTGTGCAATTGCGGCAGCGTCCAGGGCTGCTTATTCAGCACCAGTCCGTTGACCTCCAGCCGGTAGTCGTCGCCATTGATCTCCGGTGCCTGCTCCTCGGCATAAAACGCGTTGAACGGGAACGGACGAGTGATCATCGACTCGGCATACACCGGCGCCAGATGGTCGGCATTGAACAGCCAGCCCTGTACCCGATCGTTAAAGCGTGAGATGCGGCTCAGCGCCTGTTCGACATTGGTGTTGTCGCTGATGTCACACCCGGTGAGCATGGCAATTCCCCCCAGCGTCAGCCCGTTGCGCAGGAAGCGCCGCCGCGAAGAAGACTCCAGCTGGCGTGCCAGCAGTTGCTGCGCCTCTCTGACGATCTCTTGCCCTTCACTCAGGCTTATTGGCTGTTTCTGTGTTTTCATCAGGCTCTCCTTAACGTCCACGCAGCATGGCCAACAGCGTGCGTGGCACCAACGCCACCATCACCAGATGCACCACCACAAAACCCACCAGCCCCGACATGGCGAAAAAGTGGATATAACGCGCCGCTTCATAGCCACCGAGCAGTTCACGCAACAGTGGAAATTGCACCGACTTCCACAGCACCAGGCCGGAAAGCACCATCACCACGCCCGCCACCATCACAAACAGGTAGGCTGCCCGCTGCACCATGTTGTAATGGCGTAAATCGTTATGGCCGAGCTTGCCCCGCAGCGCCGCCAGCAAATCGCCGAGCAAGGCTCTCGGGCTGAGCGGCCAGAATTTGCGTTTCAGCCGGCCACTGAAAATATTAATCAGCAGATAACACAGACCGTTAATGCCAAACAGCCACATGCCGGCAAAGTGCCACTGCAACGCGCCGCCCAACCAACCGCCCAGCGTCAGCTCATTGATAAAACTGAAGTTAAACAACGGCGAAGCGTTGTAGATGCGCCAGCCGCTGGTGACCATAATCAGCATCGCCAGCGCATTCAGCCAGTGCGTCAGGCGCAGCCACAGCGGATGGATCACCACCGGTTTCTCCGGTGTAATGGACATGGCCATGAGGCTTTCCTTGGGTGGCGTTTCGATGCGCTGAGTATCCGCCTGATTTGTTCCCCAAGACCTCACGCAAAGTTAAATAAAATGTGATAACTCCGGCACTGAGGGTTGTGTAGACTTCAATCAGGTCTGGCAATAGCGGTGAGAAGAGTGGAAAAGCCAAAGAAAATTTTAATCGTCGAGGACGACGGCAACATCGCCGAGCTGCTGCAATTACATCTGCGCGATGAAGGCTATGACATCGGCCATGCCGCCGATGGCAATCTGGGCATGGCGATGCTGGAACAGGGTGGCTGGGATGCACTGATCCTCGACCTGATGCTGCCGGGCATTGACGGGCTGGAGATCTGCCGCCGCGCCCGCAATATGACGCGCTACACGCCAATCATTATTACCAGCGCGCGCTCCAGCGAAGTGCATCGCGTTTTGGGGCTGGAGCTGGGGGCGGACGACTACCTCGCCAAGCCCTTCTCAATGCTGGAACTGGTGGCCAGGGTCAAGGCGCTGTTTCGCCGCCAGGAGGCGATGAGCCGCAACCTGCGGATGGACGCCGGCACGCTCAGTTTTGACGGGTTGACCATCGACCCGATTGCCCGTGAGGTGCATTTGAACCAACAGACCATCGATCTGACGCCGCGCGAATTTGACCTGCTGTATTTTTTTGCCAAACACCCCGGCAAGGTGTTTTCCCGCCTCAGCCTGCTCAATCAGGTGTGGGGTTATCAGCACGAAGGCTACGAGCACACCGTGAATACTCATATCAACCGGCTGCGTATCAAGATCGAAACCAATCCGGCGGAACCCGAGCGCATCCTCACCGTGTGGGGCATGGGCTATAAATTCGCGGCGGTGCCGCAAGAGTGAATCATGAAAAACCTTACGCTAACGCAACGTCTGACCCTGATCTTCGCCCTGTTGATGGTAGTCAGCTGCGCCATCTCCGGCTGGATGCAGGTGCGCAGCAGCACCCAGTACAGCCAGGCGGTGATCCAACGGCTGTCCGGTAATCTGGCGCAGCACATTGCCGACAGCAACCCGCTGTTGGGGCAAAACGGGCTGAACGCGCAGTCGGTGCAAAACCTGTTCGGTCAACTGATGGCGGTGAATCCCAGCGTTGAGGTGTACCTGCTCGATAAGCAGGGCGAGATTATCGGCGATGCCGCACCGGCAGGTCACCTGAAGCGACAAAAAGTAAGCCTGCAGCCGCTGCAGGCGCTCTTCAATGGTGCCAGTATGCCGGTTTACGGCGATGACCCGCGTAATCCGGATGCCAAAAAAGTGTTCAGCGCCGCGCCCCTGAAGGTCAACGGTCAGGTTGAAGGCTACCTGTACGTGGTTTTGCTGGGCGAGGATTACGACGCGTTAACCAGTCATGCTTTGCATAACTCCGCGGTCTCCATGGCGCTGTGGACCTCGGGACTGATGGTGCTATTTAGTCTGGTTGCCGGTGGTTTTGCGTTTTATTGGGTGACCCGACCTATCCGCCGTTTGACACGTCAGGTCAGTGAGTTGGACAGCGGTGGCATCGCGGCAGTACAAGCCTATGCGGCACTGCCGGCCGACAGCGGCGGTCGCGATGAAGTCAGCCGACTGCAGCAGGCGTTCCGCAGCATGGCGCAGCGTATCGCCGAACAGTGGCAGACGCTTTCGCAGCAGGATCAGCAACGCCGTGAGTTTATTGCCAACATCTCGCACGATCTGCGCACTCCCCTGACGTCGTTGCACGGCTACCTGGAAACCTTGTCGGTAAAATCGGCCAGCCTGAGCGACAACGATCGTCAACGCTATCTGGAGATTGCACTGGCGCAGAGCCGTAAGGTCGGCCGATTGGCGCAGGAACTGTTCGAGCTGGCGCGACTGGAGTATGGCGTGGTGAAACCGCAGAAGGAGCCGTTCTCACTCAGCGAATTGGTGCAGGACGTGTTCCAGAAGTTCGAATTGGCAGCAGAGGCTCGCCAGCAAAGGCTGCTGGCGGATATTACCCCCGGCATTCCGTTGGTGTTTGCCGATGTCAGTATGATTGAGCGGGTACTGACCAACCTGCTGGACAACGCCATCCGCCACACGCCGCAGGGCGGTGAGATTGAAGTGCGCCTGTGGCAACAGGCAGGCAAGGTGCTGGTGCAGGTTAATGACAGCGGCCCGGGCATCCCGCAGGAACTACGCGCCGATCTGTTCGTGCGCCCTTCGATTCTGAGCAGCGCCCGCCGCCATGCCAGCGGGCTGGGACTGATGATCGTTCGGCGCATTTTGCTGCTGCACGACAGCGATATCCAACTGGTCGAGCGGACGCAAACCGGTGCCTGTTTCCGCTTTTCGATCCCGCTGCGTTAGTTAATGCAGCTTTTATCGACGCTGATAAATTTGTCGTTATAAATAATAAATTTCTGCCCTTTCAGCCGAATGCCTGCATGGGTCAGCGTATCACCCGGGCGCAGGTATTCGGTGATCCCCTCCTCGTCGGTACTGTCACAACCGGGCTTGAGCAGAAACTTGAAGTAGGTGTTGCCGGTATTAGTGAGCGTGCCACGCTGCGGATCCAACCGATAGGCGAAATGACTCTGGCGTGGGCGCACCACCAAAATGGTGTCCATCACCACTATCGGCTCCAGATTGACGCCGGCAGTTTGACGCTGCGCCGGGTCGAAAAGGCGGGTGGGAATTTCGCGAAATGATACCCGGTAATAACGCTCGCGATCGTCCTGCGGGCCACGGTAGAAGAACTTGTAATATTCGCCCTGCCCGGCCTGCAGTTGCAGCTGGCGCGGGGCAAACAGCAGTTCGCCGTCCGCCGGGCGGCTGCGTGTTTCTTTCTCCCCCGGTCTGTCGATGGCGCGCACAGTCACCTGATAAATACGCGCGCTGCGGTTGTTGTTCAGCACCCGCTTGGCGGTGAACGATTGGTCTTGATCCATCGCAAACGTCAGGGTGCCGACGTTTATCGCCGTCGCGCCAAATGGCCAACACAGTAGCCAGAACAGCCAGCTTCTCATGGGTTGTTCCTAGTTAATGTTGCGCCAGGTGGCTTCAACGTGGATCTCCCCGGCGGCGCTAACGTCGCCATACCAGCCGTTACCCGCGACCGTTTTCAATGAGATCGGGTTATTCATCGGAATGCTGAACTTGACCCGGGTTTTGTTCAGCACCCCTACCTCACCGGAGATGTCATTCCACGGCGTGCTGCTCCATAACGCATTGGTCATGTCATGCCACTGTCCGTCGCAGCCTGCGTCATAGCTTTGTTGGCCGTTGGTGCTGGTAGTGATACTGAGCATGGCCGGGAAAGGCACCTGACTTTGGTTATCCGCCGAGGAAAAAATACAGTAATTAATCCCGTTGATCACCTGCGTTGGGCCGGTGGCCATCACTCGCACCTGGTCGGCGGCGGTCTTGCCGCTGGTGGTGACGATATAACCAAACTCCAGCGAAGGCTCCGCCGGGCCGACGTAACCTTCGCGGTGTGGCTGGTTATCGTAGTCGTCGGAGATAATGCTGATGCTGAAATCACGCGGTTTGATAATCAGTTGGTTGGAGGTGGAAAACTCGTACCAGCCAGACTCGGGTGAGGTGGTGTTCTGGAAGCGGAAGTTGATCAGGTCGCGAGTGCCGCTGTCGGAAATCCCCAGTTTCACCATTTGCTTGAAAAAGTTGCTGGCGAAGAACACGTAAATCACATTACTGCTCTTCAGTTGATTAAAGGTGTAATAGCTGCCGGTTCCCGAGGTGTTTTTCCAGCTATTGCCATCCAGGCTGAACTGCAAATCGGCGGCGTTGGTCGCCGACGTTAACGCCGCATGGTTGATCGCCGGGAACACGTGAATCGAGGTATTGCTGACGCTGCCGTCGGTCTGCAGATCGTAACTGACCATTTTACAGGTGATACCGGAGCGTGAACCGATAGTCTGGTTTTTACAGTCGGCATTGCCCTCACCGATGATCGGTACGCCATCACTGTTAACAAACACTTCCGACACCGCATTGGTGTTGATAAAACGCAGATGCGCCGCCTTGCTGTGGGTTACGGTGCGTTTATACCAGCTACCTCTGCTCTGATTCTGACAGCGCCCCCCGCTACTGGCATCGTAGACATCCGCGGTTTGGCAGGCATTAATCTGCATGCTGAATGCGCTGCCTGGGGCCATTTGCTGCAAGTATTGATAGAAACTCGGCGACATCATGCCGTGCATCCATTTAGCCCCACCCGAAGTCACCACCGCACCGTAAAAGCCTTTCTCGTCGGTAGCCTGCGGCAAAATCAGGCTGGTATCCATATTGCAGCCGCCATACCAGTTAATGCAGCGCAGCCCGAGAAACGGGTTCTTGATCGGCGTATTTTCCAGCCACATGTCAAAACGATTGTTGGCTGACAGGCCGGTATTGTAGCCGTTATCCACATAGCCGAGGCTTTGTTGATAGATGGTGCCGGAGCCGCCGTATTTTAGCCCAGTCCACTTATTGGCGCCGGTCATGCGCGGATCCAGCCCACCGGCCGGCGTAACAAAAAAGTTGTCATCGGCGTTATTCTCGACAAACACGAACTTCATCGTCGCGGCATCCGGCCAGTTGGTGACGCTCACCGCCGCGCGCAGCGGCAAGGTAACCCACAGCATCAGCAGCAGCGTAAACTTAGCCTTCATTGATCGTCTCTCCTGTCTGCAGGTTACCCGCGTAGGTTTGCAGTCCGCTACAAATCACGTCGCCGACCCATATCGCCCCCTGTGCCTTACTCAGGTCCAGACTCACTTCACAGCTCTGGTTACCCCTGTAGGTGAAGTCGATCACCGGGAACTTCTTATCGACGTCCATAATGAATTCGCCTTTTTCATCGGTGCGGGTGCGGCCGATATGGTTTTTGATATAGGCGTTGGCCAGCAGTGTGCCGTCTTCCGCCTTGATGCGGCCAAATACCGTCACCATCTGTTTAATTTCCGGCGTGATCACCGCCACATTGCCCGGATACAGCGTTAACTTGCTCTTGCGCCTGGTGACGATATCGAAGCTTTCCGCCGAGTTTTTATTGTTCATCAACTCAACTTCGTACTGGCCGTACGGCGACAACGGCACATAGTTTTTATTGCCGGTCAGCTTGACCGTCCGGCCATCAACCCGGGCGGTCAGCATGCCGTCATTTTCAATGCCGGTGTTAAAGATGATGCCCGCATTGCCCTCATTTCTGCCGCTGGCGGCAATATCACGCCCCTGCCAACCTACGCTGCCGCTGGCGGTCAGGCTGGTGTTAACGTAACCGTCGGCAGAGCTGCTGACGTTGACCGTACCGGCGGAATATTTGGTGTCAAAGCGCGCATAGGCCCCTCCGTTCATACTGTTGTCGCCCTTGGTGTCACCGGAGATCGCCCGTGACAGGTTGGCACCCAGGGTGCGAATGGGGCCGTCTTGAATGTCTTTACGCGCGGCCAGGTTGGCCGTGGTATAGCCGTTCTGATTTGAAACCCCGGCGCTGAGCCAGTTGCCCATTGGCAGTGAGAAATCGAGTGCGATGTATTTACCGGTATTCGAACTGTAGCCACCGTTGTTGTAGCGCTGTACGCCGGCACGCACGCCAAGCGTGCCAAAACGACCGGTGAAAATATTTTGGTAATAATCAGCGTTGTAGTAGTGACTGCCATTCTTTTTATCGTCGTTATAACTGAGGCTTAAACTCCCCAACGGTGACCAAAGCGCGCCAAAATTCATCGTGCCGCCGATGGCGCGGTTATGCGCATCGTTTTGCAGCAGTTTGTCGCCGATCACCGTTTTTTCCTGATTGACCCACAGGCTGCTGAAACCGCCGGGCAGCGCAGCACTAACGCTGTTGATCAGGCTCCAGGAATGGTCAGAGGCCACCATGTTCTGCACGTTGAACTGAATCGACTGACTGAGTGGCACGCTGATACGGCTTTCACCCACCGCGTTGCTGTCAAACGAGTAACCGGACAGCGCCCAGTTCAGCGTCCGCAGGTTACCGGTGGCCGACGCGCCGATCAGGTAAGAATCCTTGGCCTGCCGCTGGCGTTGATCATCACCGCGCCAGTCATCCATGCGGATCATGCCGCCCCAAAATTGCCAGGCCAGCGGCGCATTGGCGCCGCGGTTAGGGCTGAACAGCTTATTCACCCGCTGCATGCGTTTATCCACCACCCGACCGTTGACCACCACCTCAACCTCAACGTCATAAATACCGTAAGGCAAGTTGCCGGTATCCACCTCATGGTTGCCCATGGCAAAGTTCTGCACGCTCAACAGTCGTCCCTCGCGCGA is part of the Serratia quinivorans genome and encodes:
- the betB_1 gene encoding Betaine aldehyde dehydrogenase translates to MMANFYSSGQVCTNGTRVFVPAALQAQFEAKILERVKRIRLGDPTDPQTNFGPLVSFAHMESVLRFIESGKNSGARLLCGGERVTEGEFAKGAYVAPTVFTDCRDEMEIVREEIFGPVMSILSYQSEEEVVRRANDTTFGLAAGVVTNDLTRAHRVIHQLEAGICWINTWGESASEMPVGGYKQSGVGRENGLMTLEHYTQIKSVQVELGEYASVF
- the betB_2 gene encoding Betaine aldehyde dehydrogenase, which encodes MSRFGLQKLYINGAYVDSTDGKTFNAVNPANGEVLAEIQSASAEDVNRAVASAASGQKVWAAMTAMARSRILRRAVDILRERNDELAALETLDTGKAMSETTAVDIVTGADVLEYYAGLIPSIEGQQIPLRDTSFVYTRREPLGVVAGIGAWNYPIQIALWKSAPALAAGNAMIFKPSEVTSLTALKLAEIYTEAGLPDGVFNVVTGSGAEVGQYLTDHPGIAKVSFTGGVKTGKKVMANASGSTLKEVTMELGWQIAADYL
- the yvdT gene encoding Uncharacterized HTH-type transcriptional regulator yvdT, with the translated sequence MQPIRRQQLIDATLAAVNEVGMHDATIAQIARRAGVSNGIISHYFKDKNGLLEATMRYLISHLGEAVKLRLQALSDHSPASRLQAIVAGNFDDSQINSAAMKTWLAFWASSLHQPQLNRLQQVNGRRLYSNLCAEFSRVLPQAEARLAAKGLAALIDGLWLRSALRGAAFNQAQAIALTTDYITFQLRGHTPP
- the betP_2 gene encoding Glycine betaine transporter BetP, which encodes MTTRETSSKPQKDGLNPVVFFTSAGLILAFSLMTIFFTDFSGRWITRTLNWVSTTFGWYYLLAATLYIVFVVFIAASRFGSIKLGPEQSKPEFSLMSWAAMLFAAGIGIDLMFFSVAEPVTQYMMPPEGQGQTLEAARQAMVWTLFHYGLTGWSMYALMGIALGYFSYRYNLPLTIRSALYPIFGKRINGPIGHSVDIAAVLGTIFGIATTLGIGVVQLNYGLKVLFHIPENLTVQAALILLSVIMATISVTSGVNKGIRILSELNVLLALGLILFVLFFGDTEFLLNALVLNVGDYVNRFMGMTLNSFAFDRPVEWMNNWTLFFWAWWVAWAPFVGLFLARISRGRTIRQFVVGTLIIPFVFTLLWLSIFGNSALYQIIHGNAAFAQEVMQYPERGFYSLLAQYPGFTFSASVATITGLLFYVTSADSGSLVLGNFTSRLSDINNDAPNWLRIFWSVAIGLLTIGMLMTDGVPALQKTTVIMGLPFSFVIFFVMAGLYKSLRVEDYRKASALNTNAPMPVSSNDVLNWKQRLSRVMNYPGSQYTQKMMDTRCRPAMQEVARELELRGAKVEFSEVPPTEDERLNHLELLVHLGEEQNFIYQIWPQRYSVPGFTYRARSGKSHYYRLETFLMEGTQGNDLMDYSKEQVIGDILDQYEKHLNFVHIHREAPGNTLTFPDM
- a CDS encoding pentapeptide MXKDX repeat protein; translated protein: MKKLFAVMMCSALMLGSIGANAADSMSKDAMKKDNMGQMSHDGMAKDGMKKDAMKKDCMGKDCMKKDSMSKDAMKHDGMKKDSMAKDGMKKDEMKKDAMGK
- the yedY_1 gene encoding Sulfoxide reductase catalytic subunit yedY precursor, giving the protein MKTQKQPISLSEGQEIVREAQQLLARQLESSSRRRFLRNGLTLGGIAMLTGCDISDNTNVEQALSRISRFNDRVQGWLFNADHLAPVYAESMITRPFPFNAFYAEEQAPEINGDDYRLEVNGLVLNKQPWTLPQLHKMTQISQVTRHICVEGWSAIGKWGGVPFTEFLQAIGADLSAKYVSFKCADDYYTSIDMATALHPQTIMALTYDGQILPRKYGYPMKLRMPTKLGYKNPKHIQVIEVTNRFPGGYWEDQGYNWFGGS
- a CDS encoding Uncharacterized secreted protein — translated: MAMSITPEKPVVIHPLWLRLTHWLNALAMLIMVTSGWRIYNASPLFNFSFINELTLGGWLGGALQWHFAGMWLFGINGLCYLLINIFSGRLKRKFWPLSPRALLGDLLAALRGKLGHNDLRHYNMVQRAAYLFVMVAGVVMVLSGLVLWKSVQFPLLRELLGGYEAARYIHFFAMSGLVGFVVVHLVMVALVPRTLLAMLRGR
- the yycF gene encoding Transcriptional regulatory protein YycF; translation: MEKPKKILIVEDDGNIAELLQLHLRDEGYDIGHAADGNLGMAMLEQGGWDALILDLMLPGIDGLEICRRARNMTRYTPIIITSARSSEVHRVLGLELGADDYLAKPFSMLELVARVKALFRRQEAMSRNLRMDAGTLSFDGLTIDPIAREVHLNQQTIDLTPREFDLLYFFAKHPGKVFSRLSLLNQVWGYQHEGYEHTVNTHINRLRIKIETNPAEPERILTVWGMGYKFAAVPQE
- the cssS gene encoding Sensor histidine kinase CssS, which produces MKNLTLTQRLTLIFALLMVVSCAISGWMQVRSSTQYSQAVIQRLSGNLAQHIADSNPLLGQNGLNAQSVQNLFGQLMAVNPSVEVYLLDKQGEIIGDAAPAGHLKRQKVSLQPLQALFNGASMPVYGDDPRNPDAKKVFSAAPLKVNGQVEGYLYVVLLGEDYDALTSHALHNSAVSMALWTSGLMVLFSLVAGGFAFYWVTRPIRRLTRQVSELDSGGIAAVQAYAALPADSGGRDEVSRLQQAFRSMAQRIAEQWQTLSQQDQQRREFIANISHDLRTPLTSLHGYLETLSVKSASLSDNDRQRYLEIALAQSRKVGRLAQELFELARLEYGVVKPQKEPFSLSELVQDVFQKFELAAEARQQRLLADITPGIPLVFADVSMIERVLTNLLDNAIRHTPQGGEIEVRLWQQAGKVLVQVNDSGPGIPQELRADLFVRPSILSSARRHASGLGLMIVRRILLLHDSDIQLVERTQTGACFRFSIPLR